A single genomic interval of Bradyrhizobium japonicum USDA 6 harbors:
- a CDS encoding cold-shock protein produces the protein MATGIVKWFSATKGYGFIKPDDGEADVFVHIRSVEKAGYTSLAEGARISFERKTGSSGKVSADNLRIG, from the coding sequence GTGGCAACCGGTATTGTGAAGTGGTTCAGCGCGACAAAGGGTTATGGATTTATCAAGCCCGATGATGGCGAAGCCGACGTATTCGTGCACATCAGGTCAGTCGAGAAGGCCGGATACACCTCCCTTGCTGAGGGGGCCCGGATCAGCTTCGAGCGCAAGACCGGCAGCTCCGGCAAAGTGTCCGCAGACAATCTGCGTATAGGATAG
- a CDS encoding gamma-glutamylcyclotransferase — protein MIVVWVFGFGSLTFDGWQSEFGCVGSQRATLRGYRRTFNKKSVVNWGAKENPGITLNLEPFDGASCEGATFEFPDNDQIPVLLRALRKREACDPTDLQVLLADGRSVDAKVYIYEGVNPLGSTISTAKKAEMILKARGTSGSALDYVRRNFEGLHDVGLEDPAVTELWQAVQALRG, from the coding sequence GTGATCGTGGTCTGGGTCTTTGGCTTCGGGTCTCTCACCTTTGATGGATGGCAGTCCGAGTTCGGCTGCGTGGGGTCTCAGCGCGCAACGCTTCGTGGCTATCGTCGAACCTTCAATAAGAAGTCAGTGGTTAACTGGGGGGCCAAAGAGAACCCTGGCATCACGCTGAATCTGGAGCCGTTTGATGGGGCCAGCTGTGAGGGAGCCACTTTTGAGTTTCCGGACAATGACCAAATACCGGTCCTCTTACGTGCTCTGCGAAAAAGAGAAGCGTGTGATCCGACAGATCTGCAGGTGCTGTTGGCCGACGGGCGCTCGGTAGACGCCAAGGTATACATCTATGAGGGAGTAAACCCGCTCGGTTCGACGATAAGCACTGCCAAGAAGGCAGAGATGATCCTCAAGGCCCGAGGCACTAGTGGCAGTGCACTGGATTATGTGAGGAGGAATTTTGAAGGCCTGCACGATGTGGGTTTAGAAGATCCGGCCGTTACCGAGCTATGGCAAGCAGTGCAGGCTCTCCGGGGCTAG